Proteins encoded by one window of Lasioglossum baleicum unplaced genomic scaffold, iyLasBale1 scaffold0273, whole genome shotgun sequence:
- the LOC143220153 gene encoding uncharacterized protein LOC143220153, whose protein sequence is MDMEFSNSSDESVSVIMRKGRRNRVISSSSSDTASDRGTAEEEVSESGVGDQYDDAEWRKIAEKFASEEEYSEYEELLVKDMDCDDPDAEYKLFITDVVVEIIVEETN, encoded by the coding sequence atggatatggaattcagtaattcgtctgaCGAATCTGTGTCTGTaatcatgcgaaagggacgaAGAAATAGAGTAATTTCATCTTCATCATCGGACACGGCATCCGATAGGGGTACCGCGGAGGAAGAAGTTTCGGAGTCTGGTGTAGGGGATCAATATGATGAtgcggaatggcggaaaatagcagaaaaatttgcatcagaggaGGAGTATTCAGAATATGAAGAGCTACTGGTCAAGGATATGGACTGCGACGATCCAGATGCagaatataaattattcatcaCGGACGTGGTAGTGGAGATCATCGTAGAAGAAACGAATAG